A segment of the Leptolyngbya sp. NIES-3755 genome:
TGAACTGTGGAAGTTACACGAACTCAATTCCTAAGTGCTTGCATCAACGGCGTAAGAGTTTCACCCAAAGCCATCCAGCAAAATTTCCAACTGCATACGGCGGAAAGTCTGACCAAAGGAACGTATTTCCAAGAACTAACCGTCCCGGAAGCGTTGCGCGGATGGCTTGAAGAAACGGAGGCTTCCAGAGTTGAAGAAACTCGATCGCACAGGAAAACAGAAACACTCCAAGTGCAGTTTTGACGATCGACCATTTTGGAAAGCAGAACTGAACCAGTGCAATAAAAAAAATCTGGTAAGCAATGCTGCCAAAGACATCGCTAAACCAGTCAGGAAAAATCGGTGAGAATCTTACGAAGTAACCGAGTGGGACGATGAGTACGATCGTCAACAGTAGAGAAACGCGATAAGGCATGAATTAAGTTTGGGCAAGTTGGCTAGTCGGAGTTGACTCAGCTTCATTTTGGTCGATCGCATCCAAAATGCCCAGAAATTCCCGTTCAAATGTGACCTGAGCGCGATTTGTTCTGCCGCCAATATAGATTGCTCCATCTTGCTCTAAGCCCCAAATTTGAGAGTGAGACACATAGCTAAGAATCACACCCAACATGAGTAGACCGAAGCCGAGATAGACGATCGGGATTCCCGGATCAGCTTTGATTTGCAGTCCAGTGCTACCGATTAGATCCACGATCGACAATCGCACCCCTTTCACTTCAACCGCCATTCCTTTCCGCACTGTTGCAATTAGCTTCCCGTCCATGTCATAGATCAAGAGCAAGCCCTGTAAGTCTTTAGCAACTAAAGAAACACCATCGCTCAGATCAGGCTTTAAAGGGAG
Coding sequences within it:
- a CDS encoding hypothetical protein (hypothetical protein MicvaDRAFT_1884;~similar to AA sequence:cyanobase_aa:LBDG_13580), encoding MPYRVSLLLTIVLIVPLGYFVRFSPIFPDWFSDVFGSIAYQIFFIALVQFCFPKWSIVKTALGVFLFSCAIEFLQLWKPPFLQAIRATLPGRLVLGNTFLWSDFPPYAVGNFAGWLWVKLLRR